The Zalophus californianus isolate mZalCal1 chromosome 7, mZalCal1.pri.v2, whole genome shotgun sequence genome includes a region encoding these proteins:
- the SESN1 gene encoding sestrin-1 isoform X2 has protein sequence MRLATTANEAYTASLSVPELLGCKQCGGGRGQDEELGIRIPRPLGHGPSRFIPEKEILQVGGEDAQMHTLFADSFAALGRLDNITLVMVFHPQYLESFLKTQHYLLQMDGPLPLHYRHYIGIMAAARHQCSYLVNLHVNDFLHVGGDPKWLNGLETAPQKLQNLGELNKVLAHRPWLITKEHIEGLLKAEEHSWSLAELVHAVVLLTHYHSLASFTFGCGISPEIHCDGGHTFRPPSVSNYCICDITNGNHSVDEMQVNPAGNVSVSDSFFEVEALMEKMRQLQECRDEEEASQEEMASRFEIEKRESMFVFSSDDEEVTPARDVSRHFEDTSYGYKDFSRHGMHVPTFRVQDYCWEDHGYSLVNRLYPDVGQLIDEKFHIAYNLTYNTMAMHKDVDTSMLRRAIWNYIHCMFGIRYDDYDYGEINQLLDRSFKVYIKTVVCTPEKVTKRMYDSFWRQFKHSEKVHVNLLLIEARMQAELLYALRAITRYMT, from the exons ATGCGCCTGGCCACCACAGCGAACGAGGCGTACACGGCCTCGCTGTCCGTCCCGGAGCTGCTGGGCTGCAAGCAGTGCGGCGGGGGCCGCGGCCAGGACGAG gaACTTGGAATTAGAATTCCTCGACCACTAGGACACGGACCAAGCAGATTCATCCCAGAAAAGGAG ATTCTCCAAGTGGGGGGTGAAGACGCACAGATGCATACTTTATTTGCAGATTCTTTCGCTGCTTTGGGTCGTTTGGATAATATTACATTAGTGATGGTTTTTCACCCCCAATATCTAGAAAGTTTCCTAAAAACTCAACACTATCTACTGCAAATGGATGGGCCATTACCCCTACATTATCGGCACTACATTGGAATAATG gCTGCAGCAAGACATCAGTGTTCCTACTTAGTGAACCTCCATGTAAATGATTTCCTTCATGTTGGTGGGGACCCCAAGTGGCTTAATGGTTTAGAGACTGCTCctcaaaaactacaaaatttaGGAGAACTTAACAAAGTGTTAGCCCATAGACCTTGGCTTATTACCAAAGAACATATTGAG ggacTTTTAAAAGCTGAAGAGCACAGCTGGTCCCTTGCAGAACTGGTACATGCAGTAGTTCTCCTCACACACTATCATTCTCTTGCCTCATTCACATTTGGCTGTGGAATCAGTCCAGAAATTCATTGTGATGGTGGCCACACATTCAGACCTCCTTCGGTTAGTAACTACTGCATTTGTGACATTACAAATGGCAATCACAGTGTGGATGAGATGCAGGTCAACCCAGCAGGAAATGTTTCG gTAAGTGATTCCTTCTTTGAGGTCGAAGCCCTCATGGAGAAGATGAGGCAGTTACAGGAATGTCGAGATGAAGAAGAGGCAAGTCAGGAAGAGATGGCTTCAcgttttgaaatagaaaaaagagagagcatgtttGTCTTCTCTTCAG atgaTGAAGAAGTCACACCAGCAAGAGATGTATCTCGTCACTTTGAGGATACTAGTTATGGCTATAAGGATTTCTCTAGACACGGGATGCATGTTCCAACATTTCGAGTTCAG gaCTATTGCTGGGAAGACCATGGTTATTCTTTAGTAAATCGCCTTTATCCAGATGTGGGACAGTTGATTGATGAAAAATTTCACATTGCTTACAATCTTACTTATAATACAATGGCAATGCACAAAGATGTCGATACCTCAATGCTTAGACGGGCTATTTGGAACTATATTCACTGCATGTTTGGAATAAG ATATGATGACTATGACTATGGTGAAATTAACCAGCTATTGGACCGTAGCTTTAAAGTTTATATCAAAACTGTTGTTTGCACTCCCGAAAAAGTTACCAAAAGAATGTATGATAGCTTCTGGAGGCAGTTTAAGCACTCTGAGAAG GTTCATGTTAATCTGCTTCTTATAGAAGCTAGGATGCAAGCAGAACTCCTCTACGCTCTGAGAGCCATTACCCGCTATATGACCTGA
- the LOC113926734 gene encoding small ubiquitin-related modifier 2-like isoform X2, giving the protein MANEKPKEGVKTEKNNHINLKVAGQDGSVVQFKIKSHTPLSKLMKAYCERQGFWKWDNEDTTDVFQQQTGGVY; this is encoded by the exons ATGGCCAACGAAAAGCCCAAGGAAGGAGTCAAGACTGAGAAGAACAATCATATTAATTTGAAGGTGGCGGGGCAGGATGGTTCTGTGGTGCAGTTTAAGATTAAGAGCCATACACCACTTAGTAAACTAATGAAAGCCTATTGTGAACGACAGGGTTT TTGGAAATGGGACAATGAAGATACAACTGATGTGTTCCAGCAGCAGACAGGAGGTGTCTACTAA
- the LOC113926734 gene encoding small ubiquitin-related modifier 2-like isoform X1, with product MANEKPKEGVKTEKNNHINLKVAGQDGSVVQFKIKSHTPLSKLMKAYCERQGLSMRQIRFRFDGQPINETDTPAQLEMGQ from the coding sequence ATGGCCAACGAAAAGCCCAAGGAAGGAGTCAAGACTGAGAAGAACAATCATATTAATTTGAAGGTGGCGGGGCAGGATGGTTCTGTGGTGCAGTTTAAGATTAAGAGCCATACACCACTTAGTAAACTAATGAAAGCCTATTGTGAACGACAGGGTTTGTCAATGAGGCAGATCAGATTCCGATTTGATGGGCAGCCAATCAATGAAACAGACACACCTGCACAGTTGGAAATGGGACAATGA